The genomic segment GTGGGCACCAGCATCCTCGCGTCGGCCGGTGTGGTCAGCATCATCGCCGGACTCGCGGCGCAGTCGACCCTCGGGAACCTCATCGCCGGGGTGCAGATCGCCTTCACGGATGCCATCCGCGTCGGCGACGTGGTCGTCATCGAGGATGAGTGGGGGCGCATCGGCGAGATCAACCTGTCGTATGTCGTCGTCTACATCTGGGACGAGCGGCGCCTCATCCTGCCGTGCACGTACTTCACCTCCCAGCCGGTGGAGAGCTGGACGCGCAGGTCGGACAAGATCCTCGGCACCGTCTACATGGACCTCGACTGGCGGGTGCCCGTGGATGCCGTGCGCGAGAAGTTCATGTCGATCATCGAAGGCGCCGACACCTGGGACCGGCGCGCGGCGAGCGTCCTGGTCACCGGGTCGGAGGGCGGCCATGTCACGCTGCGGTTCCTCATGTCGTCGAAGAACTCCGACGACCAGTGGGACCTGCGCTGCCTGGTCCGCGAGCAGATCGTGACCTGGTTGCAACAGGAGCACCCCGAGGCGCTGCCGGTCAGCCGCGTCGTTCTGGATCGTCCGCAGTAGCGTCCGGGCCGCCGCCGCGGCGACCGGCATCCGCCTCGCGCACGGCGTCGACGAGTTCGCGCCACGCTCCGCGCAGTTCAGAGTCGGCGAGTTCGCGTTCGCGCTCCTCGCCGGCCGTGCGCACCTGGATGCTCCAGACGAAGCGGTCCGCGCCGGCATCCGTCTCGCGCGGCGCGTCCCACGGGCAGCGCTCGATGAGGGCGATCCACACCGTCTTCTCCGGGCGCGGGGGCTCGACGCGCCACCGGCGTCGGAGGCCGGCGACACCGCCCGAGCGGACGACGGCGACGGTCAGACGGTCGTCATCGTCACCCTGAGCGTCGGGCTCGCTCTGCATCCAGCACTCCCACGGTCTGCCACGCGTCGCGCACTGCGGCGGTCACCTCCCCACCGTACTCGGCTTCGGCGGCTGCGACGGTGGCATCGGCGAAATCCTGGAAGCTCGCCGTCGACGACAGCCCGCCGGTGAGCGCGCGATACCAGACGGTGCCGGCGCGCTCCCACGCGTTGCCGCCGATCGCGCGGGCCGTCAGCGCGAAGGCGCGGTTGGGGATGCCGGAGTTGATGTGCACGCCGCCGTTGTCCTCGGTCGTGCGGACGAAGTCGCTCATGTGCGCCGGCTGCGGATCCTTCCCGAGCTCGTCGTCGTCGTACGCCGTCCCGGGCTCCAGCATGGACCGCAGCGCGACGCCCTCGACCTCGTCGGTGAAGATCTCCGCGCCGATGAGCCAGGAGGCGTCGTCGGCCGTCTGACCGAGGGTGTACTGCTCGGTCAGCGCACCGAGCACGTCGGCGATCGACTCGTTCAGTGCGCCTGGCTGCCCCTGGTACTCGAGGTTGGCCGTGTGCTGAATCACGCCATGGGCGAGTTCGTGCCCGATGACGGTGAGCGAGCCGGTGAAACCGCGGAACACCTCGCCGTCTCCGTCGCCGAAGACCATGCGCTCGCCGTCCCAGAAGGCGTTGTCGTAGTCGACGCCGTAGTGCACGGTGGCGTCGAGACCGCCGCCCAGGCCGTCGAGGGAGTTGCGTCGGAACCCCGAGAGCAGCATCTCGAACGTCGCCCCGAGGCCGTCGAACGCCTCGTTCACGGTGGCGTCGTCGACGGGCGGGTCGTCCTCGCTGCGGACGACGATCCCGGGAAGCGTCTCGGAATTGTTCGCATCGCTGATCGTCCGGTTCGGTGCGTCGCCGAGCTCGGCGACGAGGTCACCGTTCTCGTCGATCGAGAGGTTGATGCGGGCGCGGAACTGCGGGCGCCCGGCGAGC from the Microbacterium ginsengiterrae genome contains:
- a CDS encoding mechanosensitive ion channel family protein, translated to MSSLVELEAEVVSWVETLIAAVVAAIIVAAIVIAVRFVAGQARGRSAWIADLERRIRLPGMALAFVIAAWVVCAAYTPSTLSWWPVLERALLIVTVVVGAWLLSTLVTFGMERLMQHDLRKDATSPEARRRQTQLTVLNRLAVVLLGVIAVGVVLFSFPEVRAVGTSILASAGVVSIIAGLAAQSTLGNLIAGVQIAFTDAIRVGDVVVIEDEWGRIGEINLSYVVVYIWDERRLILPCTYFTSQPVESWTRRSDKILGTVYMDLDWRVPVDAVREKFMSIIEGADTWDRRAASVLVTGSEGGHVTLRFLMSSKNSDDQWDLRCLVREQIVTWLQQEHPEALPVSRVVLDRPQ
- a CDS encoding M4 family metallopeptidase — protein: MDHSAHGFVPAYLLARLAQSGRFTKAADAARQTLLAGRPQFRARINLSIDENGDLVAELGDAPNRTISDANNSETLPGIVVRSEDDPPVDDATVNEAFDGLGATFEMLLSGFRRNSLDGLGGGLDATVHYGVDYDNAFWDGERMVFGDGDGEVFRGFTGSLTVIGHELAHGVIQHTANLEYQGQPGALNESIADVLGALTEQYTLGQTADDASWLIGAEIFTDEVEGVALRSMLEPGTAYDDDELGKDPQPAHMSDFVRTTEDNGGVHINSGIPNRAFALTARAIGGNAWERAGTVWYRALTGGLSSTASFQDFADATVAAAEAEYGGEVTAAVRDAWQTVGVLDAERARRSG
- a CDS encoding protealysin inhibitor emfourin; its protein translation is MQSEPDAQGDDDDRLTVAVVRSGGVAGLRRRWRVEPPRPEKTVWIALIERCPWDAPRETDAGADRFVWSIQVRTAGEERERELADSELRGAWRELVDAVREADAGRRGGGPDATADDPERRG